A portion of the Oncorhynchus masou masou isolate Uvic2021 unplaced genomic scaffold, UVic_Omas_1.1 unplaced_scaffold_9442, whole genome shotgun sequence genome contains these proteins:
- the LOC135538360 gene encoding M-phase inducer phosphatase 1-like encodes TFCNHTEIEKLLDTSESDQDRELIGDFTKPCVLSTVEGKHQDLKYITPEMMVSALSGQLHHVVERIVVIDCRYPYEFEGGHIKGALNLYQEEQVEEYLLRTPIAPLSPDHRVLLVFHCEFSSERGPRMCRFVRERDRTMNEYPNLHYPEIYILKGGYKEFFPHFRMQCEPQGYRPMHHQDFKEDLRKFRLKSRTWAGERSKRGLYSRLKKL; translated from the exons aCGTTCTGTAACCACACTGAGATTGAGAAGCTGCTGGACACTAGTGAGTCTGACCAGGACAGAGAGCTGATCGGAGATTTCACCAAACCCTGTGTCCTGTCCACCGTGGAGGGTAAACACCAGGACCTGAAATACATCACCCCTGAGATG ATGGTGTCCGCTCTGAGCGGCCAGCTGCATCATGTTGTCGAGAGGATCGTGGTGATTGACTGTCGCTACCCGTATGAGTTTGAGGGGGGCCACATCAAAGGAGCCCTGAACCTCTACCAGGAGGAGCAGGTAGAGGAGTACCTCCTTCGCACCCCCATCGCCCCCCTCTCCCCTGACCACAGGGTGCTCCTCGTCTTCCACTGTGAGTTCTCCTCAGAGCGAGGGCCCAGGATGTGTCGTTTCGTACGTGAGAGGGACAGGACGATGAACGAGTACCCTAACCTGCACTACCCAGAAATCTACATTCTCAAGGGAGGCTACAAAGAGTTCTTCCCTCACTTCCGG ATGCAGTGTGAGCCCCAGGGGTACCGGCCCATGCACCACCAGGACTTTAAAGAGGACCTGAGGAAGTTCAGACTGAAGAGCAGGACCTGGGCCGGGGAGCGCAGCAAGAGGGGACTGTACAGCAGACTGAAGAAGCTGTAG